caatcatcctcctcgtaGACCGGTCATGTATAAGACATAATTTGTTAGTGCACTGAATAATACAACTtatctcatcaataagttgtgtgactgaaattaggttacaggTTATCTTTGGCACATAAAGCACGTTTTCAAGTTTCAATCCACCAGGAAGAATCACAGTTCCTATTTTCTCAGAGGATGCATACTTTCCATCAGGCAATCCAACCGAACATGCCCTAATATCTCTTACATTTATCATGTTAAGAAGTTCATATGTAACATGGTTTGTTGctcctgtgtcaacaatccaagatgtttcattctttttaccttgtagatgagaacccgactttcttgagtttaaaaactccatcaCCTGTTGGACCTGTGCTGCGGTAACTCCTACTAGACACGCTTCATCAGCTGATGACGTACCAGTACTCTCTTTTGCTGTTGAAACATGCAGGTTATGAGCACTGACAGGATTccctccttgtcctctacctcctcttccagcacgtcctcttcctccagttcttcctcctctgccattctttggtctgtctccccaccattctggatatccaatgatcttaaaacatCCATCATCTgagtgtccttgtctgctgcAAGTTTTGCAGTACTTGGTGGGATCATAAGCGCTATTAAGTAGGCGTTGATCAGCTTGCACTTTGAAGGCCATAATATTCTCCTGCATCTCTGTAGGTACTACTCCATCTCCAATCTTCAGGCGTTCTGAGTTCACAATGGTTTGATACGCAACATCTACAGACGGCAATGGTTCCCTTGCAAGCAATTGTTCACGCAAAGAACTGTATACAGAATCTAACCCAATCAGAAAATAGtgcaagaaatcttcttctcttaaCATACTTACCTGAGATGCAATATTACATGTACATTGTCCACACTTGCATTGCggtatcttcatataagtcaccatctcatcccatattttgttcaatctGCCAAAATATATAGCAACTCCCTCTGTTTTCTTCTGTTTACAGTCACTTAAAGATGCTTTTAGTTGACATATTCTCGTTCCACTAACAACACAAAATCTTCTCTTCAGGTGTGCCCATAATAGACTTGCATCCTCATAATCTCCCAGGGTTGATCTTATCGACAACTCCAACGTGTTACCAATCCATGACACCAACGTTGATTGCACTGCTATCCATTCTTCTAACTGATCTGGATCTTCAGGTCGCTTGATGGTTCCATCAATGAAGCCATATTTTCTCTTGGCTATCAgcgatcttcttatggctctagcccattcatcataattaTTCCCTCTCATAACTATTGGAGTGATGATAGTTCCTGGTCCATCACTCGATCCTAGATGATATACAGGATTCTTCTTCTGTGTATCATATTCCATTATCTTCCCTTTTGATGATTCAATCTCATTGAccatctttagttttttttttttttttttaggtttcaaaACTGGCTCTCGATGCCATGTTAAGAATCTGATATCTTATCTTTCTTATTATTTTCTTAACACTTTTACAATCATTTATATATATGATTCATACTTGGGAAAGAAATAACTTCCTAATACGACTCTATCTCTAGATCAATATAAAGAGTCCTAATCAAAGTACATTCCATACACGTCTCGGATTCTCGGATTTGTTACCGAGTTTAGAAGTCTTATTATATAAGACTTTCCTAAACAATCTCTAAGAGACGTGTATAACTGAGACTCTCCTAATCAGTCTCAACTTTCCTATTCAGTCTCAACACCGTGTGTCTCAATAGTTACAAAAATATTCGGTAGAGAATCTTTTTTCTTCTCTAGTCACAGCTGATATTCATATGATGAAAGAAGGGGAATCAtattatgaagacgaagaagaaaacgGGCGTTTTTTGAGCGTATGATGAAATTTTTGATTGCACTTCATAATATGAAAAAACGGACACTATCACCGGCTGATATATACTTCAGGTACGACCATATGGGCGCAtcctttttttcacaaaattggtcaaaaagaccaaaacagaaAATTCCTGGTTGAAATAGATTcttagcttttgatactgtttatatagccaaaaatcagaaatatattgtttatatagccaatttggatatttggcccaggaaaattaaaataaaaaaatatgtcttacCTAAAATACCCCTAACCTTCTAAACTCTTCTTTTCAAAAAGAATTTATTTGTCTTTTCAAAACCTCCCCGTCCCGGCAGAGCTCGTTTATTCCTCACCTGCAGAATTCGATCAAAGGTTCAGAGCTCGTGTCTTTTTCAGATCTGGTTGATCAATCATGGTGATTAATGATTGTTAAATAGTTTGTTGAATCGAAGTTTCAATTGGAGTTTCAACTGTTGAATCGAAGTTTCATCTAATAGCATCGAACGGTAaatttcaattgaaataattttgatttggtttttgtccaattgaagtttctctatcgattttgaagtaatttttagttgttgatgattttttatgaatttgaagattaatctttgttaattttttattttagttgttgatttggaATATCCAGGGTTTAGTTGATTATGTGACATTATTTGGGTTTGTCTCGAAtcatgttttctagggtttagtaatcttattttcaatgcaatatacacagatgcaaaccaattttgggtttaggttATTATTAGGATTTCTCCTTTACGTTACACAACCACAGAGATGTTATTGAAAGACCTAGAGATGTTATTGTGAGCAATTGGAATCAAAAATACCTTACACAACCACAAATTATGCATGCAGTTGTTGATGCTTATGTTACTTTCAATATTGGTGATGAACTCTGGATtgattgattggttcttgtttttTTGGGTATTTACTGATGATAACTTGGTTGAGTGTTAGAGGCTTAAGGGAAATAGAACTTTGCTAGTAAGTACATAGTAACTTGCTGAAGGAGAAAGTATTATATGGAACTGTTTAGAGTAGTACTCGTAGTCGTAGAAGTACATAGTAATTTATGACAGCTTCTTTGGTGGTACATTGTGCCAAAATGGTACTTTGATGGTACACAGAtgcaaaccatttttggttttagTTAATTTATAGGGAATTGTACACAGATGTTCGTTTATTCGTGATGAGCAAATCTGGATTCCAGGGAGGAGAACATCTGCGTTAGGAGATGTTGCTGTAGCGAGATTATAATGGTTGTTGAGAGAGTGGAATAGATGTTGGAGTATGGGTTGTATGAATGCAGTTGGTGGTCACATTGTATGCTTGTAACTGCTGCTTATTTGTTTACATATTATTTTTGTCTTTGTTTATTGTCAATTGAATACATCCAGATtcatttatatttgttttatataTTCCTTGTAGATGGATCGTCATTTTCTCTGTGTGGTTATCCGGGGTACCGATGCGTGTCCATACCAAGTTACTACGAAGTCAacagttgatgagttgaaggcgCATGTCTGTTCTTATTGGAATATCATTTTACCAGACTCAATTCAGTTTGTATTTGACTATGAGTGGAGAAGCAATGTTGTTGACAGTGATGTGAAGCTTTGTTATTTCTTGTCATTGTGTATTGTTAACCAGTTGTCTTTCTTGGAGCTTCGTTTATTTGAACGTGTTCCTCTTTGTGCTCCTGATTTTGTTCGTGAACCTACTACGAGCGAGTTTagtttagcaccagaccctagcagagctcagttggttaatccttgtcatcttccgagcagcagtagaatgagcgagtttcgtttagcaccagaccctagcagatctcagttggttaatccttgtcatcttccgagcagcagtagaatgagcgagtttcctttagcaccagaccctaacagagctcagttggttaatccttgtcatcttccgagcaacagtagaatgagcgagtttcgtttagcacctgaccctagcagagctcagttggttaatccttgtcatcttccgagcagcaATAAAGTTACTCCTACACCTACAATGACGGAGTTTCTTTTAGCTCAGTCACCTTTTCCTTCCTCTCAAGAGATTGTTTCTTCTCAAGATATCCCCATGTCTCAAGAACGTACATACAATGGAAAGTTGGCAATTAAAAGATCTTGCAAGGCGGCTGAATGGGAGTTTATTATAAAAGgtgttggtcaatatttttatggAGGACCAGATGAAGCTCGTCTTGttgttgagaaatataaccattttTTTGGTCGCAGGGTGAGAGTCGTCAAGAGCAATCCAGAACGATATACGGTCGAATGTTATTACAAGGAGAAATTGGAATGCGACTGGATGTTCCATGCAGCTCCCAAGACTTCAAATGTGAAGGGTCACTTATTCCTCAAGGCCTATGATGGGGAACATAAATGTTGTGCTGGTTATAGTGATGGAACAAAGGCTGATCCGGTTACGCGCGAACTTAtcaagagtttgatatttgagcagATTGAACAGAATCCCAACAAGAAATCCAtggatattgttagagaactcAAAAGTGATTATGGGTTGGAAGTGAGCTAGGCGCATGCCGGGAAAGAATTATGTTTCAAGGAATTGTACGGCGAGGACATTAAATCATACACTGACTTGAGATGGTGGTGTGAAGCCGTGAAGAAACACGATCCAGGTAGTAGGGCTGATTTAGTTGTTGAAGGTGGCGAGTTTAAGAGTTTGTTCTTAGCCTTCGATGCTTGCATCTCTGGTTTCGAATATTGTCGCCCGGTACTGTTCTTGGATGCAACTTTCCTAACTGGAAAATTTAGGGGTTGTCTTATGGCGGCTATCGGGAAGAATGCGAATAATGGTAcgtcttcttttatttttgatgtcataatttttttttttatgtcagattatcactggatgaaaccggtttcatccttaACTAGTGAAGTCAGACTAgagaatgaaactagtttcattctgTATAATAGCAGTTTCAGTCAGTTtgatatgattttttctttttgtgtttgttttgtttcTGTAGGATTATTTACTCTGGCATATGGTATCGTATCAGCTGAAACTGTTGAGAATTGGCATTGgttcttgaagaaactagaatctatCTTGGGTCCTCGTGTACTAACTTTTATTTCGGATCGCCATGAGGGTTTGATCCAAGGGATTCGTGATGTTTTCCCAACTTTCTATCATGCTTGGTGTTACCAGCATTTGAAGAATAATGTCCGCAGTAAGACCAATAAGAAAAAGGGAGAGCATTGTGCTGCGATGGGTTTGTTCAAAGAATGTTTCTATTTATCGACTCATGAAGGCTTTGATCAGGGTATGCAAAAGTTGAAGGATATGGGATGTGATGGTCTTCACAAATTCTTGAGTGAGATTCCAGTGGAATGTTGGTCCAATGCACATTGTCTGGGTTGTCGTTACGACGACATGTGTTCAAACATTGCAGAGTCCTTTAACTcttggatcaaggaagcaaaaggtATGCCTATTGCAACACTTGTTAACTGGATCAGACTTAAAATTATGGAACAGATGAGTACAAGGAAGAGGAAGGGGGCGACGTATAAAGGATTCATTTGTCCCAGGCTAGAGAAAAAAGTGTTGGCTTCCATTCGTGCTGGTGTCTAGTGGAGAATAACCAAGTCTGGTGACATGGAGTGGGAAGTTTTTGATGGAAAGCACACGCATGCTGTTAATATTGTGAAGTTTCAGTGCAGCTGTAGGGTTTGGTTTACTGAGCAGTTCCCTTGTGATCACGCTATTGCGTGTATGCATTCAAATAACATCAATGTTTACGAGTACATTAATCTGTATTTCAGCATTGCTAGCTTCCGTGCTTCGTATGATCGTCCTATCAAGCCCATTCCTGATTACGACAAGCCTATTGATGTTGCTACTGTAGATCTCGTGAACCCACCAACTGTCGtaggaaaaaaacatggtaggCCGAAGAAGAAGCGGATTCCTAACACAGGTAGTGCAAGTTTCAAGAGACCAATTATGTGCGGTAACTGCCATACTCAGGCACATCATAACAAGACGACGTGTCCTCATCCTCCTGCAAAAAAGCAACGTTAAGTACCTGCTTAAGAACATCTCCAGCCTTCATTTCTTCTGTGCAGCTTTTTACCATGATATCTTTTATTATCTTTTTACCATGATATCTTCATTAGTTTATTATTCTCTGCAGCCTCTTGTTGCACATTTAAGATTCATTTACCTTGAATTATATTTTCAAAACTAGTATTTACCTTGGattgtttcttttgttcataaaaatatatcttatggaattattttttcaagtatttctcttcatttttaTAGTATATATCTTTTAGTCTTATGTTGATTGTTTAATTGTACATTCCCTTCAGTTTCACTGTAAAATTTGAATGTTTGCGAAGATTCAAATTTAATTgtacaggatgtaaccagtttcatcctacctattctggaaaaaatgagatttttggccagcagaaaaaactattttttgtcaaccTGCACACTCTGAAAACAGTTTTTATACAGGCtttgatgtaaccagtttcatccaagcctgGTTACAATCTGACAAAAAAATTGAAGTTTTATACAggctaggatgtaaccagtttcatccaagcctgGTTACATTTTCAACCTGCAAATTTAATCATTTCTGGCTAACATATTCAAACACAACCATCATGAAATTGAAGTATAGGCATTTTTCAGTAAAAGAGTTCATATTTTAATCAAGACGAATCCACGGATCACAACTGTATGCGAAGACAtagttcaacaaaaaaaaagtactacCAAATGaactacattaataaaaaatttctaaACAACCTAAACACATCAAACTTTCCAGCAACTATTCTCATCAGTTAGGATTTCATATGCCAGATTGATTCGTCTTGTGCCCATCTCCTCTCCAATAGTATCTTTGCCTTCAAAGGAGTAACCGTCTGTCATTGCCCATTCCATGTAGTAGGTAACATACATCATCGAATCATCACTGCAAGACAAATGAATATGTAATGTCAGTTTAACGgtctggaaaaaaaaatgtaatgtCGGTTCAAACTTCGTTTCAGTTTGTATGTTATAATCTCAGTTCAAAGAGTTAACGACCTACCTTTAGCACTGTTGTGGACAATCTGATTTAACGACGACATCAATGTCATCCATACTAGTACTTTGAATTTGAACTTGAAAGAGATGATTTATTCTTTCCGCCATCATTTGAGCTTCTTTTAAATAGTTTGAAGAACCTAGGCGAGAATTGTAGTGTGTCCAAGTTCTTCCATGGATGTCAAGGTGAAGCAATGtgaaatgttttttttaattcaacATTGGGATGAACAAGTGTTGTGTTTCGACATCAATCTTTTGCAGTTCAGCATTTATCATTTTTGCAGCGTCCAACTCATCTCCCGCAATGACATCAGCCTGAATACAAATTTGAATCAAAACCAGTTAATCCATATTTTTTAAATGGATGAAACTCAATTGCATCCTGTCATTAAtgctagatgaaaaccagtttctgcAGGTATCATATGAAACCCAGTTACATCCTGTATATAATAGCTAGATGAAACTCAGTTTTATCCTACACTAGTAAGAGAATTATATTTCAAGCAACAGATGCAAGCCAGGTACATCCTACACTAACTTAAAAGTTATATGAAAACAAATTGCAGACATAAGTTCATTCATTTTAAAATGTAGTATTCAAAATGTTTACCCATGCAAGCGCGCTGAGAAAGATTGACTTGGA
Above is a genomic segment from Papaver somniferum cultivar HN1 chromosome 10, ASM357369v1, whole genome shotgun sequence containing:
- the LOC113315448 gene encoding uncharacterized protein LOC113315448, with amino-acid sequence MTEFLLAQSPFPSSQEIVSSQDIPMSQERTYNGKLAIKRSCKAAEWEFIIKGVGQYFYGGPDEARLVVEKYNHFFGRRVRVVKSNPERYTVECYYKEKLECDWMFHAAPKTSNVKGHLFLKAYDGEHKCCAGYSDGTKADPVTRELIKSLIFEQIEQNPNKKSMDIVRELKTVKKHDPGSRADLVVEGGEFKSLFLAFDACISGFEYCRPVLFLDATFLTGKFRGCLMAAIGKNANNGLFTLAYGIVSAETVENWHWFLKKLESILGPRVLTFISDRHEGLIQGIRDVFPTFYHAWCYQHLKNNVRSKTNKKKGEHCAAMGLFKECFYLSTHEGFDQGMQKLKDMGCDGLHKFLSEIPVECWSNAHCLGCRYDDMCSNIAESFNSWIKEAKGMPIATLVNWIRLKIMEQMSTRKRKGATYKGFICPRLEKKVLASIRAGV